A region from the Diadema setosum chromosome 17, eeDiaSeto1, whole genome shotgun sequence genome encodes:
- the LOC140240979 gene encoding retinol dehydrogenase 8-like, producing MAPQVVLVTGCSSGIGLSTARRLAQDPDQRYLVIATVIAMAEKAELVAAVGDAIDKTIFIKEMDITKDEDITRVVADVMKTHGGIDILINVAGVPGIGLPERTSRATIDKIFNVNTIGTIRLTLAILPHMKQKKTGKIISVSSTAGKQGLPYAEFYTASKFALEGFFESLLCTVRSFNIRICMIEPTKVKTAMFQSVLSETDGLSKNDTVHEIDRRQMRYFCDHVAASPSMSVDDVVNVLTKCVEVEDPVFRHLVVPPELKEAMGEDVADLTGEKSIASMRKMIGAM from the exons ATGGCTCCTCAAGTAGTACTCGTGACTGGATGTTCGTCAGGTATCGGGCTCTCTACGGCTCGACGTCTCGCACAAGACCCCGATCAACGCTACCTTGTCATCGCTACCGTCATTGCCATGGCAGAAAAGGCCGAGTTAGTAGCCGCCGTTGGGGACGCTATTGATAAGACAATCTTCATCAAGGAGATGGACATCACTAAGGATGAAGACATCACTCGAGTAGTTGCTGACGTCATGAAAACACATGGAGGCATCGATATTCTCA TCAACGTAGCGGGCGTTCCTGGCATAGGGCTCCCAGAACGTACGTCTCGTGCCACGATCGACAAAATCTTCAACGTAAACACTATCGGCACGATCCGACTCACTCTGGCAATACTACCTCACATGAAGCAGAAAAAGACGGGAAAAATCATCAGTGTCTCGAGTACAGCCGGAAAGCAAG GTTTACCATACGCCGAGTTCTACACCGCTTCTAAGTTTGCCTTGGAAGGATTCTTTGAATCGCTGCTCTGCACTGTCAGGTCATTCAACATCAG GATATGCATGATCGAACCAACCAAGGTGAAGACAGCAATGTTTCAGTCTGTTCTGTCTGAAACCGACGGCCTGAGCAAAAACGATACCGTCCATGAAATCGATCGACGTCAGATGAGATACTTTTGCGACCATGTGGCTGCGTCCCCCTCCATGTCAGTGGACGACGTGGTCAACGTCTTGACGAAATGCGTCGAGGTCGAAGACCCGGTTTTCAGACACCTGGTCGTTCCTCCTGAGCTCAAGGAGGCGATGGGAGAAGACGTTGCCGACCTGACGGGGGAAAAGTCGATCGCCTCAATGCGGAAGATGATTGGGGCTATGTAG